A region of Subtercola boreus DNA encodes the following proteins:
- the acs gene encoding acetate--CoA ligase, which produces MAARAATGSVRRVSATIENLLSENRLYPPSPAFAAAANVSADEYDRAAADPVAYWERQADRLDWAERWHTAHTWKPARPLTRAEAATQEGVDPAAADAAGSTFTGLDDDGNPLLSIPEAQWFVGGRLNVAVNCVDRHVDAGRGDTIAINFEGEPGDREQITYAELQRRVAQAANALEALGIVAGDRLVVYLPVIPETIVITLAIARIGAIHSLVFGGFSAEALKFRVEDTGAKLLVTSDGQFRRGTAVAVKANADEAVSGPREPGGVNTIEHVLVVRRTGDLTPDIPWQEGRDVWFHDAIASVPDTHEAQYFDSEHPLFIIYTSGTTGKPKGVVHTSGGYLTQASWSHAAIFDAKPTDVYWCTADLAWVTAHTYVLYGPFSNGATSVIYEGTPNTPHTGRHFEIVERYGVTTYYTAPTLIRTFMTWFPDGLPASFDLSTLRLLGTVGEAINPEAWVWFHENVGGGRAPIVDTWWQSETGSAVIAPLPGVTVLKPGSATFALPGLRALIVDEEGVQVPNASGGYLVIDGTWPSMARGVWGNPGRFRDSYWKKYAAQGYFFAGDGAKYDADGYIWLLGRVDDVINVSGHRLSTIEIESALVSHPAVGEAGVVGVTDPVTGEAIAAFVIPSRDVSVQDAADPAFWAGVERELGSVLRSHVAHEIGPIAKPRDLVVVPDLPKTRSGKIMRRLLGDLVDGRTLGDTTSLQDESVPARIAAILAARV; this is translated from the coding sequence ATGGCAGCCCGCGCGGCGACCGGTAGCGTGAGACGGGTGTCTGCCACCATCGAGAACCTGCTCAGCGAGAACCGCCTCTACCCGCCGTCACCGGCCTTCGCCGCCGCGGCGAACGTCTCGGCCGACGAGTACGACCGCGCCGCCGCCGACCCCGTGGCGTACTGGGAGCGGCAGGCCGACCGGCTCGACTGGGCCGAGCGCTGGCACACCGCCCACACGTGGAAGCCGGCCCGCCCCCTCACCCGTGCAGAGGCTGCCACGCAGGAGGGCGTCGACCCCGCCGCGGCGGATGCCGCCGGCTCCACCTTCACCGGGCTCGACGACGACGGGAATCCGCTGCTCAGCATCCCCGAGGCCCAGTGGTTCGTCGGCGGCCGCCTGAACGTCGCCGTCAACTGCGTCGACCGGCACGTCGACGCCGGTCGCGGCGACACGATCGCCATCAATTTCGAGGGCGAACCGGGCGACCGGGAGCAGATCACCTACGCCGAGCTGCAGCGCCGTGTCGCGCAGGCCGCGAACGCGCTCGAAGCGCTCGGCATCGTTGCCGGCGATCGCTTGGTCGTCTACCTGCCGGTCATCCCCGAGACCATCGTGATCACGCTGGCGATCGCCCGGATCGGCGCGATCCACTCCCTCGTCTTCGGCGGGTTCTCGGCCGAGGCGCTGAAGTTCCGCGTCGAGGACACGGGGGCGAAACTGCTGGTCACCAGCGACGGACAGTTCCGGCGCGGCACAGCCGTCGCGGTCAAGGCCAACGCCGACGAGGCGGTCAGCGGCCCGCGCGAACCCGGCGGCGTGAACACCATCGAGCACGTGCTCGTGGTACGCCGGACGGGCGACCTCACCCCCGACATCCCGTGGCAGGAGGGGCGTGACGTGTGGTTCCACGACGCGATCGCGTCGGTGCCCGACACGCACGAGGCGCAGTACTTCGACTCCGAGCATCCACTGTTCATCATCTACACGAGCGGAACCACCGGCAAACCGAAGGGCGTCGTGCACACCAGCGGCGGCTACCTCACCCAGGCCAGCTGGAGCCACGCCGCCATCTTCGACGCCAAACCGACCGACGTCTACTGGTGCACCGCCGACCTCGCCTGGGTCACCGCGCACACCTATGTGCTCTACGGACCGTTCTCGAACGGCGCCACCAGCGTCATCTACGAGGGCACGCCGAACACCCCGCACACCGGGCGGCACTTCGAGATCGTCGAACGCTACGGCGTGACCACCTACTACACGGCGCCGACGCTGATCCGCACGTTCATGACGTGGTTCCCGGATGGCCTGCCTGCCTCCTTCGATCTGTCGACGCTGCGCCTGCTGGGCACGGTCGGTGAGGCGATCAACCCTGAGGCTTGGGTGTGGTTCCACGAGAACGTCGGCGGGGGCCGCGCGCCGATCGTCGACACCTGGTGGCAGTCGGAGACCGGATCCGCCGTCATCGCACCGCTGCCCGGCGTCACCGTGCTGAAGCCGGGGTCGGCGACGTTCGCGCTGCCGGGGCTCCGCGCGCTGATCGTCGACGAGGAGGGCGTTCAGGTGCCGAACGCGTCGGGCGGGTACCTCGTGATCGACGGCACCTGGCCCTCGATGGCACGCGGCGTCTGGGGCAACCCCGGACGCTTCCGTGATTCGTACTGGAAGAAGTACGCCGCCCAGGGCTACTTCTTCGCGGGCGACGGCGCGAAATACGATGCAGACGGCTACATCTGGCTGCTCGGACGTGTCGACGACGTCATCAACGTGTCCGGCCACCGCCTCTCCACCATCGAGATCGAGTCGGCGCTGGTGTCGCATCCGGCGGTCGGAGAGGCCGGCGTGGTGGGAGTCACCGACCCGGTGACGGGCGAGGCGATCGCGGCGTTCGTGATCCCGTCGCGGGACGTCTCGGTTCAGGATGCCGCGGACCCCGCTTTCTGGGCGGGCGTCGAACGCGAGCTGGGGTCGGTGCTCCGATCCCATGTTGCCCATGAGATCGGCCCCATCGCGAAGCCGCGCGACCTCGTGGTCGTGCCGGACCTCCCGAAGACCCGCTCGGGCAAGATCATGCGCCGTCTGCTCGGGGACCTCGTCGACGGCCGCACCCTCGGCGACACCACCTCGCTGCAGGACGAATCCGTGCCCGCCCGCATCGCGGCCATCCTGGCCGCGCGCGTCTGA
- a CDS encoding nitroreductase family protein — protein sequence MTLTDNTPTRTAETSAPILDVLAERWSPRSFDQTAEVSETALTSALEAARWSASASNTQPWKFIVGRRGTPTFDLINENLMGFNQVWTPNASVLIVNIAEVVDEDGKPRRWGTYDLGQAVANLTVQAHADGLHVHQMGGIEVEGLRAAFDLGERWEPVTVTALGVVAPADRLADEKTRAREVAPRVRKPLAEIVATA from the coding sequence ATGACCCTCACAGACAACACCCCCACGCGTACAGCCGAGACGAGCGCTCCGATCCTCGACGTGCTCGCCGAACGCTGGAGCCCCCGCTCCTTCGACCAGACCGCCGAGGTCAGCGAGACCGCCCTGACCAGCGCCCTCGAAGCCGCTCGCTGGTCGGCCTCGGCCTCCAACACGCAGCCCTGGAAGTTCATCGTCGGCCGCCGTGGAACCCCCACGTTCGACCTGATCAACGAGAACCTGATGGGCTTCAACCAGGTCTGGACCCCGAACGCCAGCGTGCTGATCGTCAACATCGCCGAGGTCGTCGACGAAGACGGCAAGCCGCGCCGCTGGGGAACCTACGACCTCGGCCAGGCGGTCGCCAACCTCACCGTCCAGGCGCACGCCGACGGACTGCACGTTCACCAGATGGGCGGCATCGAGGTGGAGGGGCTCCGCGCGGCCTTCGACCTCGGCGAGCGCTGGGAGCCCGTGACCGTGACCGCGCTCGGTGTCGTCGCGCCCGCCGACCGCCTCGCCGACGAGAAGACCCGCGCCCGCGAGGTCGCGCCCCGCGTGCGCAAGCCGCTCGCCGAGATCGTCGCGACGGCCTAG
- a CDS encoding threonine aldolase family protein, translating to MNFDPALRLHDPALRGFASDNYAGVHPLMIEAIAAANEGHQIAYGEDVYTARLQQVMKAHFGDTAEAFPVFNGTGANVLSLQSMLPRWGAVVCAATAHINTDENAAPERIGGLKLLTVETPDGKLTPELVDREAWGWGDEHRAQPLAVSITQTTELGTLYTVDEVQAIADHAHGHGMALHMDGARLSNAAASLGVPLRAFTTDAGVDMLSYGGTKNGLLYGEAVVVLSPAASEGLSYLRKMDMQLSSKMRFVSAQLIALLESGLWLESATHANAMAARLRAAVERMPGVTLTRPTQANAVFAILPPGVADRLREVFRFYDWDNATGEVRWMCAFDTTESDVDAFAAALEGLLAAQG from the coding sequence ATGAACTTCGACCCGGCCCTCCGCCTGCACGACCCGGCCCTCCGCGGCTTCGCCTCCGACAACTACGCGGGCGTGCACCCGCTCATGATCGAGGCGATCGCTGCTGCGAACGAGGGGCACCAGATCGCCTACGGTGAAGACGTCTACACGGCGCGCCTGCAGCAGGTCATGAAAGCGCACTTCGGCGACACCGCCGAGGCGTTCCCGGTCTTCAACGGCACCGGTGCGAACGTGCTCAGCCTGCAGTCGATGCTGCCGCGGTGGGGTGCCGTCGTCTGCGCGGCGACCGCCCACATCAACACCGATGAGAACGCGGCGCCCGAGCGCATCGGCGGACTCAAGCTCCTCACCGTCGAGACCCCCGACGGCAAGCTCACCCCCGAGCTGGTCGACCGCGAGGCCTGGGGCTGGGGTGACGAGCACCGCGCCCAGCCGCTCGCCGTCTCGATCACGCAGACCACCGAACTCGGCACGCTCTACACCGTCGACGAGGTGCAGGCGATCGCCGACCATGCCCATGGGCACGGCATGGCGCTCCACATGGACGGCGCGCGCCTGTCCAACGCGGCCGCGTCCCTCGGCGTTCCGCTCCGGGCGTTCACGACGGATGCCGGCGTCGACATGCTCTCCTACGGTGGCACCAAGAACGGCCTGCTCTACGGCGAGGCCGTCGTGGTGCTCTCGCCCGCGGCATCCGAAGGCCTCAGCTACCTCCGCAAGATGGACATGCAGCTCTCGAGCAAGATGCGGTTCGTCTCGGCGCAGCTCATCGCCCTCCTCGAGTCGGGGCTGTGGCTCGAATCCGCCACGCACGCGAACGCGATGGCCGCCCGGCTGCGAGCAGCGGTCGAACGGATGCCCGGGGTGACGCTCACGCGGCCGACGCAGGCGAACGCGGTGTTCGCCATCCTGCCGCCCGGGGTGGCCGATCGGCTTCGCGAGGTGTTCCGTTTCTACGACTGGGACAACGCGACCGGGGAGGTGCGCTGGATGTGCGCGTTCGACACGACGGAGTCCGACGTGGATGCGTTCGCGGCGGCACTGGAGGGGCTGCTGGCCGCGCAGGGCTGA
- a CDS encoding DUF6421 family protein — translation MSKPALLSTAARDAVIGEPEVVEDLRTHDATTRPASLPASARPHWVALRTAVTGIQSLQLADGAAEPAADRGELHALVDTVTAALRMLVPEFPHDAAYLAAAAVDFERWAVGDFGVPDFLDSLNAFQPQQHRVDGLQHVVVFPMYTQNGSTERLFEAVAVEVVWPEFVAELEATDYSNALFVPIRFLDFTAGYDTNSAVLFPETIAMRTVPTFTWGAIFADREAARFRLVVKAAAETTRLELPADARTLLSDQHLAEETFVMWDLIHDRTHMRGDLPFDPFMIKQRMPFFLYSLEELRCDLTAFREAVRIERENLYSPQTVETAKRVQYAIIFDRIFRFAITGSRVRNYDGLGGQLLFAWLHQRRVLHWTDTRLTIDWAHVADAVIALGESIDDLYWRSIDRPKTAHWLAAYALVSTTLTPNPASVWAKGPDALPLDGPPRGLTDAVLADEFPLSMFYEALAKKMTGVIDSTRGITGTTALA, via the coding sequence ATGTCCAAGCCAGCGCTCCTCAGCACCGCGGCCCGTGACGCCGTCATCGGCGAGCCGGAGGTCGTCGAAGACCTCCGCACCCACGACGCGACAACACGCCCCGCGAGCCTGCCGGCCTCCGCACGCCCCCACTGGGTCGCCCTCCGAACGGCGGTCACGGGCATCCAGAGCCTGCAGCTGGCCGACGGTGCGGCCGAACCGGCAGCCGACCGCGGCGAACTGCACGCCCTCGTCGACACCGTCACCGCTGCGCTCCGGATGCTCGTGCCCGAGTTCCCGCACGACGCCGCCTACCTCGCCGCCGCGGCGGTCGACTTCGAACGCTGGGCCGTGGGCGACTTCGGTGTGCCCGACTTCCTCGACTCGCTGAACGCCTTCCAGCCGCAGCAGCACCGCGTCGACGGGCTCCAGCACGTCGTCGTTTTCCCGATGTACACGCAGAACGGCAGCACCGAGCGCCTGTTCGAGGCGGTCGCGGTCGAGGTCGTCTGGCCCGAGTTCGTGGCCGAGCTCGAGGCGACCGACTACTCGAATGCGTTGTTCGTCCCCATCCGGTTCCTCGACTTCACGGCCGGCTACGACACGAACTCGGCCGTGCTCTTCCCGGAGACGATCGCGATGCGCACCGTCCCGACGTTCACCTGGGGCGCGATCTTCGCCGACCGGGAGGCCGCGCGTTTCCGGCTCGTCGTGAAGGCTGCGGCGGAGACGACCCGCCTCGAACTGCCGGCCGACGCCCGGACCCTGCTCAGCGACCAGCACCTGGCCGAAGAGACTTTCGTGATGTGGGACCTCATCCACGACCGCACCCACATGCGCGGCGACCTGCCGTTCGACCCGTTCATGATCAAGCAGCGCATGCCGTTCTTCCTCTACTCGCTCGAAGAGCTGCGCTGCGACCTGACGGCGTTCCGCGAGGCCGTGCGCATCGAGCGCGAGAACCTGTACTCGCCGCAGACGGTCGAAACGGCGAAGCGCGTGCAGTACGCGATCATCTTCGACCGCATCTTCCGCTTCGCCATCACGGGCAGCCGGGTGCGCAACTACGACGGGCTCGGCGGGCAACTACTGTTCGCGTGGCTCCACCAGCGCCGGGTGCTGCACTGGACCGACACCCGCCTCACCATCGACTGGGCCCACGTCGCCGACGCGGTGATCGCGCTCGGCGAGTCGATCGACGACCTGTACTGGCGCTCGATCGACCGGCCGAAGACCGCGCACTGGCTCGCGGCCTACGCCCTGGTGTCGACGACGCTCACCCCGAACCCCGCCTCGGTGTGGGCGAAGGGGCCGGATGCCCTCCCCCTCGACGGGCCGCCGCGGGGTCTCACCGATGCGGTGCTGGCCGACGAGTTCCCGCTGTCGATGTTCTACGAGGCGCTCGCGAAGAAGATGACCGGCGTGATCGACTCGACGCGGGGCATCACCGGAACGACGGCGCTCGCCTGA
- a CDS encoding nuclear transport factor 2 family protein, producing MSDNSEPRSSGITGWIARYRTAWESNDPDDIRALFTPDADYRTEPYSPAWHGYDEIVDGWLAAEDAPGSTTFSWQILRAPDAYVPDDIALVQATTVYVDGPAYSNLWLVRLAPDDRATEFTEWWMEQPDAAPQGSPE from the coding sequence ATGTCCGACAACAGCGAACCCCGGTCATCCGGAATCACCGGCTGGATCGCGCGCTACCGCACCGCCTGGGAATCCAACGACCCCGACGACATCCGCGCCCTCTTCACCCCGGATGCGGACTACCGCACCGAGCCGTACAGCCCGGCCTGGCACGGCTACGACGAGATCGTCGACGGCTGGCTCGCCGCCGAAGACGCGCCCGGCTCGACGACCTTCAGCTGGCAGATCCTCCGCGCTCCCGACGCCTATGTTCCCGACGACATCGCGCTCGTGCAGGCGACGACGGTGTACGTCGACGGCCCGGCCTACAGCAACCTGTGGCTGGTCAGGCTGGCACCGGATGACCGCGCCACCGAGTTCACGGAGTGGTGGATGGAGCAGCCCGACGCGGCACCGCAGGGGAGCCCCGAATGA
- a CDS encoding YdeI/OmpD-associated family protein, translating to MRFRTTLFESGKSATGIVVPVDVYESLGSAKKHAVAVTINDFTYRSTVTPYRGEIMLPVSAAVRKGAGIAPGDEFEVDIVLDDQPREVDVPGDLQVALASAPAAAAFFETLSYSNKRRFTVPLEEAKTPETRQRRLDKAIENLSNGKL from the coding sequence ATGAGATTCCGCACGACCCTCTTCGAGAGTGGAAAGTCCGCGACCGGGATCGTCGTCCCCGTCGACGTCTACGAATCGCTCGGCAGCGCCAAGAAGCACGCCGTCGCCGTGACGATCAACGACTTCACCTACCGCAGCACGGTGACCCCCTACCGCGGCGAGATCATGCTCCCGGTGAGCGCGGCCGTGCGGAAGGGTGCCGGGATCGCGCCCGGCGACGAGTTCGAGGTCGACATCGTGCTCGACGACCAGCCCCGTGAAGTCGACGTGCCCGGCGACCTCCAGGTCGCCCTCGCCAGCGCCCCGGCAGCGGCCGCGTTCTTCGAGACCCTCTCCTACAGCAACAAACGCCGCTTCACCGTTCCCCTCGAGGAGGCGAAGACCCCCGAGACGCGCCAGCGTCGCCTCGACAAGGCCATCGAGAACCTCTCGAACGGAAAGCTCTAA